CTTCTTATTTGGATACAATAAAAATTCAGTGTGAGAAAAATAACTGGAGAAAGCAAACAAAGTCTAACAAAGAGCAATAATTAGAAATTTCAAAATCCACAAGACCAACGAACACTAGTTTCAAATGTCCAAGATCTTAGGGCCACCAAAGGATCACAAAATCTTTGCCTTCTTTAAATTATCAAGTTATTGTTCACTTCTTTCTCATCAATAGAAGGCTGTAGGATCTCTAGCTGCCCTTTTTTTATCTCCATCTTAATGGTTCTAAATCCTAGATTTTGAACTATTATCAGATCTATATTTTCCTTGAATAACTATTTGCCAAATGTATAGTACTTGAATAACTGTGAAATGTAAAGTAACTTACCATATACCAGCAATTCCATGAGACAAGGCCAAATTATTCAGATTTTACCAAAGTGATAGGAAATGCGAAGTGCAGATTGGTTGCAGTGGTAAGTGACAATGACTTCATAGTGCTAATTCGAATTATTAATCTACTTGCTGAAAGCTGGAATGGGTTGTATGATAATCCAAATTACAAGCAAGAGTATTGACATGATTACAAATATTTGGATACAGCATCACAAAGGAATCCGACACTTGGTTGTAAACAGCACCACTGATGTTATTCCTTAAAGGGATGGAAAGTAATTACCAATATATATTGGATGAATCATGTTGTATTAAAGAGTTTTTTTGGTTATATCATACATCAAGTTGGATTatgacaatttgtatcagagccgacctaataTTGGGGCATGCTGGGAGGTTCGAATAGGAAAGGACTATTCGTAAACGAAGTTAGAGGACTCTTAACTTTAGTGTAAGCATCTTGACTAATGATTTTGGTTCAACGGAAATGAAGTTAACAGGCTAAGTTATTCCATGAGGCTGGATCATGATAAAACGGGAGTATTACACATGAATCTCATATTTTTCGTAAGGCCTCTTGATTTTGTTCATCTGACACCCACAATATGCATGAATACTATGACAATGAATATATGATGTACTACGTCTAGCATGCACCATTGAAAAAAGTCTTTTGAAAAAATCAATTAAAGACTTGATAATCTACTAGAAAGATGCGAAAGATTTCATCTTCAATTAAGAACACCTGAAAAAGACCTACGTTCTCCCGAATTAAAAGTAATTTAGATTACTCTATGCTATCCATCAGGATGAACCACTAAATATGTCCCTCGTTGATGCAATTAAAAGATAGGATATTTTAGCATAAAGATAAAATGTTTGAATCAGAAAGAAGAGAAATAGTCCCTTGATGTCTCTCGATATCTCTCCTTAAAATCCAGGTAGCATGttttccctttccttttctttatggaaGAGGAGGGGTAGAGGGGCTCCTCTCACTAGAAGGATTGACAAAGAGGAGTTCTCTATCTCGATCCATTTCTTCCTCGCTCGATTCCAAACTCGACAGGTACCAGAGATCGATAAGCATCACAAGTGTACACAACGAGGAATCATCAAGGGCACAATACCATTGAGGACGCCGAGGTCGAGCGAGTCAACATCGAAGCCGGCGTCGAAGTAGTGCTGGAATAGGTGACCAGGGGCGTCGACGTGGGTGCCGGAGTGGACCGAAAACTTCATCACGGAGCTGTTGGCGAGGGATCCGTTCCTCATGGACTTAGCGAGCCAGAGGAAGCGGCCGAGCCCCTCTTCCGTCCCTCCCGCCGGCATGTCCTCGTGGTACGCGTGGGTGATGTCCAGGATCCGCCCTTCGTCGTACTCCTCCCTCCTCATCACCACCAGATCCTCCCGGACGCCAAATTCCGTCGCCTCCGGGTAGCTCAGGTCGGCCGTGGCGGCAACCGGCGATAAGACGTGGagcgggaagaggaggaggaggaggaggaagcccaAGACGAGGACGAGAAGCAGCAGCTGCCGTCCGACGGTGATGGTCATGTCGGTGGCGATGCCAGCTACGGCCGGTAGCAGGTTGTTAAAAAGATCAGGAGGCGCCATGTATTATTACATAGTAATTGTCTTTTTTGTCCCTTGTAGCTTAAATAGTTCATCCATACCCCTGAAGCGTTTATATAAAGAATGTACCAAAATCTGTAAGGCCAAATACCGCTATTTCCAAACCGTACAAGGGTATGTCCGTAAATGCACAATAAAGTTCTCATTACGCTTGCGTAGTTTCCGCCTAACACAGTTTCCTTTAATGTGTGTTACATCGTTACCATCGTCATAGAAACGAGCAACTAAACCTTATTTATACGAAGGAACAAAGCGTAAATACCTTATTCTGCGGCTGAGGTCCAGTCGACGGTCGACGGTTGTGAGCCGATAAAGAAGCAGTGGTTGTCTTTTTCTAccgtcttttctttttttttttttctgtttttttggATTATTTGCTCATTGCTTGATCTCTAATTCAAATTTATCGAAGATGCTGCGTAGGTTCTCAACAAATAGCCGCTTAGTTCTAAAATTGAAGAAGGTTTGTTTGGATGTATCATTATTAACttcaatatatttaaatattttggatcgattttttgtgatcattttaagttattcaaaaataatatcataatatttttacttTTTTGAAATGATTGAAtacaaatattatgagtcttgtaCAAAAAATTACTATATGTTTTTGAAAGATTTTATCAAAAATGCTCTCGGTATAGATTTTATAAATCGACGCTAAATTAGCATCCTCTTTCACTGATATCATCATGCTCATGTGCGATTTCCGAACATGACTAGCTACAGACTCGGACTTGGTTGAG
Above is a genomic segment from Musa acuminata AAA Group cultivar baxijiao chromosome BXJ3-4, Cavendish_Baxijiao_AAA, whole genome shotgun sequence containing:
- the LOC135634686 gene encoding cyclase-like protein 3, whose amino-acid sequence is MAPPDLFNNLLPAVAGIATDMTITVGRQLLLLVLVLGFLLLLLLFPLHVLSPVAATADLSYPEATEFGVREDLVVMRREEYDEGRILDITHAYHEDMPAGGTEEGLGRFLWLAKSMRNGSLANSSVMKFSVHSGTHVDAPGHLFQHYFDAGFDVDSLDLGVLNGPALLVDVPRDTNITADVMESLHIPRGVRRVLFRTLNTDRKLMWKKEFDASFVGFMKDGAQWLVDNTDIKLVGIDYVSIAAFDDLIPSHVVFLKTREIIIVESLKLDNIKPGIYSLHCLPLRLRGAEGSPVRCILIK